ATGTTGAAACTGACCTACTTATCTCCCCTTTGTGCAGTATCATCCTTGTCATTGTTGAAACTGACCTACTGATCTCCCTTTTGTGCAGTATTATCCTTGTTAATGTTGAAACTGATCTACTTATCTCCCCTTTGTCCTGTATCATCCTTGTTAATGTTGAAACTGACCTACTTATCTCCCCTTTGTCCTGTATCATCCTTGTCTTTTTTGAAACTGATCTACTTATCTCCCCTTTGTCCTGTATCATCCTTGTCAAAGTTGAAACACTAACCTACTTATCTCTCCTTTACGCTGTATCATGCTTTCATATGTTGAATTGACCTTCATATACATTCAGGAATTGTgctgaactacatgtatattctcCTCTCAGTCCCCTGTATCATGCTTTTTCTTGTGTGGTAACTGACCAAATAATCCATGCGATAGCTGAAGTCCTTTGGGCTAATTACACTCAAACTTCATGGAGATCTTCCTTACCAAATGTGTTGGCTAAGGATTGGTTTTcaggtccaaaggtcaaaggtcaaattcaCTGTTACAAGAAATAGGAAATTTGTATCCATGTGATAAATTAAGTTTCTTTTGGccgatcaaactcaaacttcatacagtttTTTCTTACCACAAGTGCTTGCGTGGGATTGTTTTTTCACTGGTCCAAAGGTTAAAGGTACTGTTACTAtgaatagaaaatctgtttctGTGCAATAACTCCCAATTTTCTGtgcaggcgacacatccacttgTGTAAAATTCTTGTTTTGCATCATACTAGTCTGTGTTATAGCTTTTTAAGCCCCCCTTTGTCCTATGTGGTGTCTGTGTTGAAGGTGGCCATTTTATCCCCCATTGTCCTATGTGGTATCTGTGTAGGTGTACGTGAGGAGGACTATACTACTGTTCCAATCCAGGGAAGTGGCACATTTGCTGTGGAAGCTGTGATCCAAACAGCTGTCCCTCGTACAGGTGGCAAGGTAAGATTACAGTGTTATCCCGATATAAGATAAGTCATCATTTGAAGTATtgatttatattcaaatatgaACAGTGTTGATATCATCATGGTACAGTATTTAATTTTAccttaaaattaatttcattaagttGTCTTAATGTCTTTAAACTATTACATGAACACCCTTCTTTCCTTTTCATGATCACAAACAAAACTTGTGTACAATTCAGGTATTATTACTGGAGAATGGAGCATATGGTAAGAGGATGGCCAAGATATGTGAGTACCTAGGTATACCTTACCACCAAGAGAGCTTCCCTGAGAATCAGAAAGTGGACTTAAACAGGGTAGCTGACATACTAAGGGCAGACAACTCCTTCACATTAGTCAGTGTGGTACATTGTGAGACAAGCTCGGGTGTTAttaacccagtggtggaggtggGTTCTGTTGTCAGGCAGATTTTACCAGGTGAGTACACATAGAAACCATATTGAGGGAgatattggtttgttttgttttttttttcttgagaaaaaaaaatgttagacCACAGTTAATAAATTATGCTTACAGtagttatacaaatgtacctggtAGTAATTTTCAGCTAAAATATATGCAAGTTTTTctgaagtttttatttttttttattcaccTGATGTCCAATATTTTCATATGCAGATCAATTTGACTAATTTCATGAAACTTATTTCAAAGCATTACAAGAATTAATATCAGCAAGTTTCTGCTTCTCAAAGTCCAATTAACGGTAAACTGCAGATGGGAACTAAGAATCTGAAACGTGTGTTGGGATGTTCATGCATAGTTATAAGTATATTCCAGGTTTAATAATATATCTAGGTTTGGTGATAACAGCATTGAATTATTGAACAAAAAAGGTTTATGCCAATGCATTAGCTACTGGAGACTGTAATACCAATTACTTGCTCATGACTTTGTTGGATGCGAGACAAAAACAAGAAGCCAATGATTGTGTTGCCAGCCTCTCAGGATAACTATcagattattttaaaatgatatcgTTTGTTGTATTGTATAAATAGTTCACGAAGCATTCTTGTTGCTGgagtacatgtatctgttcGTAATCAGTATCCGGTGATCTAGATTAGCAAATGATTGCTGTTTGTAGACTGTGTGTTCTTTGTGGACGCCATGAGCAGTTTTGGTGCTATACCACTGGACATGACAGCTGGTTCTGTAGACTTCATGGTCAGTTCAGCCAATAAATGCCTGCAGGGTATCCCAGGTTTCTCCTACTCTGTGGCCAGGAAAACAGCGCTGGAGAAATGTAAAGGTAGGTGTActatgtattatagtgacagtaattacatgtaatataaagttAAAATCACATCGCCTCATGTCAACTTACACCAACATCAGTTGACTTGTTTTCAAGTTTTCAAATTTTAGCCGTTAAAAAATCACCTTCACTTTTTATTTTTGGCATTTATTGCAGCTATTTCGCTTAACCTTTTCCTCTTAAAATCTGTGTGTTGATGAGTATCAGTtattatttaataaatgtttgatttatttaagGAAATTCTCGAAGTTTGAGCTTGGATCTGTATGATCAGTACCAAGGACTAGAATCTACTGGTCAGTTTCGATTCACTCCGGCCACTCACACCATGCTGGCCTTTTGTCAGGCTCTCAAGGAGTTTGATGAAGAGGGAGGTCTCCAGGGGCGATCTGCCAGGTATGACAAAAGCAAGGTCAAGAACAGATGCCCTAAACCTATATGTTGTTCTGATATTCTGATTTTACTCAAATATCAGTGCATCCTCGACAAAaatgcttgcttgggattgattttcagttttcatatctgaaggtcaaggtcactgctaCTATTAATAGAAACTTTGTTTTTAGACAATAACTTAAATTCTGGTAGGCTTACCCAACTTATTTCATTAGAGTTTCCCCACCAAAGGTTGTTTTTTGGGCTTGTTAATGTTGATCCAACATTTAAAAGCTCTTTATCATTAAGGTGAGAATAAAAGAAACAATTCTGCTCATACCAATACAGGTTAGATGGTTACTATAGAAGGTTTGAATGTATTAGTTAATATAAGGTTGATTCTTTTTCTCATTCTACAGATACATAGAAAATCGTAGGATTATCAGAGAGGGTATGAGGAAGCTTGGATTTACAGAGTTCCTAGATTCCAGTCATGATGGATACATAATCACTTCGTACAACTTCCCTGATCATCCAAACTTTGacttcaaaacattttacagCAAACTAAACGAGAAAGGTATGTACCAGTATTAACTAAACGAGAAAGGTATGCATCCAGTATTAACTAAATGAGAAAGGTATGCACCAGTATTAACTAAACGAGAAAGGTATGCACCAGTATTAACTAAACGAGAAAGGTATGCATCAGTATTAACTAAACGAGAAAGGTATGCACCAGTATTAACTAAACGAGAAAGGTATGCACCAGTATTAACTAAACGAGAAAGGTATGCATCAGTATTTGTCAGATTCTTTCTTATTCAGTGATTGTCATATGTTtggagttttttttattattttttactttttaatttaaacatttgaATCATTCCAGGATCCAGATCATACAATAGTTACTCTCACTTTcatcattttatcaaaaaaatacTTGTATTTCGATTTCATTGAAGTTTTAATGACTGTTTTGGGGAGCAAAATTCATCACATTAACTTTCTAATTTAATCGTATTACTGTATT
This DNA window, taken from Pecten maximus chromosome 3, xPecMax1.1, whole genome shotgun sequence, encodes the following:
- the LOC117323653 gene encoding 2-aminoethylphosphonate--pyruvate transaminase-like, which encodes MIGEISRICGRNFSRMVFCKSSSFSINHQRSFAVTKSMAEQGKKLFTPGPLGTSRTVREAALPDLGSRDVVFIDKVKYLRSRLVQIAGVREEDYTTVPIQGSGTFAVEAVIQTAVPRTGGKVLLLENGAYGKRMAKICEYLGIPYHQESFPENQKVDLNRVADILRADNSFTLVSVVHCETSSGVINPVVEVGSVVRQILPDCVFFVDAMSSFGAIPLDMTAGSVDFMVSSANKCLQGIPGFSYSVARKTALEKCKGNSRSLSLDLYDQYQGLESTGQFRFTPATHTMLAFCQALKEFDEEGGLQGRSARYIENRRIIREGMRKLGFTEFLDSSHDGYIITSYNFPDHPNFDFKTFYSKLNEKDQVIYPGKVLNADCFRIGNIGDLYPKDMSHLLVCIEQVCEDMGIPLPLRS